The following are encoded in a window of Streptomyces sp. 11x1 genomic DNA:
- a CDS encoding ABC transporter ATP-binding protein, with product MTTLNIDHVSRWFGNVVAVNDVTMTIGPGVTGLLGPNGAGKSTLINMMGGFLAPSTGSVTLDGTPVWRNEQIYKHIGIVPEREAMYDFLTGREFVVANAELHGLGATAAQRALATVEMEYAQDRKISTYSKGMRQRVKMASALVHEPSLLLLDEPFNGMDPRQRMQLMDLLRRMGDEGRTVLFSSHILEEVEQLAAHIEVIVAGRHAASGDFRRIRRLMTDRPHRYLVRSSDDRALAAALIADPSTAGIEVDLAEGALRIQAVDFGRFTTLLPRVARDHGIRLLTVSPSDESLESVFSYLVAA from the coding sequence GTGACCACGCTCAACATCGACCACGTCTCCCGCTGGTTCGGCAACGTGGTGGCGGTCAACGACGTCACGATGACGATCGGCCCCGGAGTCACCGGCCTGCTCGGCCCGAACGGCGCCGGCAAGTCCACCCTCATCAACATGATGGGCGGCTTCCTCGCCCCCTCCACGGGCTCCGTCACCCTCGACGGGACGCCGGTGTGGCGCAACGAGCAGATCTACAAGCACATCGGCATCGTGCCGGAGCGCGAGGCGATGTACGACTTCCTCACTGGCCGCGAATTCGTCGTCGCCAACGCCGAGTTGCACGGCCTCGGGGCGACCGCCGCCCAGCGTGCGCTCGCCACGGTGGAGATGGAGTACGCGCAGGACCGCAAGATCTCGACGTACTCCAAGGGCATGCGCCAGCGCGTGAAGATGGCGTCGGCGCTGGTCCACGAACCGTCGCTGCTCCTCCTCGACGAGCCGTTCAACGGCATGGATCCGCGCCAGCGCATGCAGCTCATGGACCTGCTGCGGCGGATGGGCGACGAGGGCCGCACGGTGCTGTTCTCGTCCCACATCCTCGAAGAGGTCGAGCAGTTGGCGGCCCACATCGAGGTGATCGTCGCCGGCCGGCACGCGGCGAGCGGTGACTTCCGGCGCATCCGCCGGCTGATGACCGACCGCCCCCACCGCTATCTGGTGCGCTCCAGCGACGACCGGGCCCTGGCCGCGGCGCTGATCGCCGACCCGTCGACCGCCGGGATCGAAGTGGATCTGGCCGAGGGCGCGTTGCGCATCCAGGCCGTCGACTTCGGGCGGTTCACGACCCTGCTGCCGAGGGTGGCCCGGGACCACGGCATCCGTCTGCTCACGGTCTCGCCGTCGGACGAGTCCCTCGAGTCCGTCTTCTCGTATCTCGTCGCGGCGTAG
- a CDS encoding HAD family hydrolase yields the protein MTPPGFPYKLIATDLDGTLLQSDDTVSRRTREALAAATAAGAAHIVVTGRAVPWTRHILDDLGYRGLAVCGQGAQVYDAGEHRLLTAVTLDRQLAAVALAKIEAEVGPLHLAASRAGLDGEILVGSGYSLHGSLPTIPLTDVSDLWTSPLNKIYIQHPTLTSDELTEAARQAAGGFVTVAMAGEGIVELLPLGLTKATGLSIAARRLGVKRTDTIAFGDMPNDVPMFTWSTHGVAMANAHPDLKAVADEVTSSNEDDGIAEVLERLLP from the coding sequence GTGACGCCCCCGGGCTTCCCCTACAAGCTGATCGCGACCGACCTCGACGGAACGCTTCTCCAGTCCGACGACACGGTCTCCCGGCGCACCCGGGAAGCGCTCGCCGCGGCCACTGCGGCGGGCGCCGCCCACATCGTCGTCACCGGCCGGGCCGTCCCCTGGACCCGCCACATCCTCGACGACCTTGGCTACCGGGGGCTGGCCGTCTGCGGCCAGGGCGCACAGGTCTACGACGCCGGAGAGCACCGGCTGCTCACGGCCGTCACCCTGGACCGACAGCTCGCCGCGGTCGCCCTCGCGAAGATCGAGGCGGAGGTCGGCCCCCTGCACCTGGCCGCCAGCCGCGCGGGCCTGGACGGCGAGATCCTGGTCGGCAGCGGGTACTCCCTGCACGGCTCGCTCCCCACGATCCCGCTCACGGACGTCTCCGACCTCTGGACGTCCCCGCTCAACAAGATCTACATACAGCACCCCACCCTGACCTCGGACGAACTCACCGAGGCCGCCCGTCAGGCCGCCGGCGGCTTCGTCACGGTCGCCATGGCCGGTGAGGGCATCGTCGAGCTGCTTCCCCTCGGCCTCACCAAGGCCACCGGGCTCTCCATCGCCGCCCGCCGCCTCGGGGTGAAGCGCACGGACACCATCGCCTTCGGCGACATGCCCAACGACGTCCCGATGTTCACCTGGTCCACCCACGGCGTGGCCATGGCCAACGCCCACCCCGACCTCAAGGCCGTCGCCGACGAAGTGACCTCCTCGAACGAGGACGACGGCATCGCCGAGGTACTGGAACGCCTGCTGCCTTGA
- a CDS encoding ABC transporter permease subunit, with translation MAVEQHGAPAPSLSGGPARTGEQSRIHNIGYRSYDGPRLGRAYARRSLYSQSLRGAYGLGRSAKSKVLPMLLFAVMCVPAAIMVAVAVATQANDLPVKYTDYAVIMQAVIGLYVASQAPQAVSRDLRFKTVPLYFSRPIETADYVRAKFAALTSALFVLTAVPLLVLYIGALLAKLDFTDQTKGLAQGLVSVALLSLLFAGIGLVISAVTPRRGFGIAAVIAVLTISYGAVSVVQAIATEQNSSATVPWLGFFSPITLIDGVQTAFLGATSAFPGGHGPSDGQGALYVLVVLGLIAGSYGLLMRRYRKVGL, from the coding sequence ATGGCGGTTGAGCAGCACGGTGCACCGGCACCGTCCCTCAGCGGCGGACCCGCCCGCACGGGCGAGCAGAGCCGTATCCACAACATCGGATACCGCTCCTACGACGGCCCCCGCCTCGGCCGCGCCTACGCCCGGCGCTCGCTGTACTCGCAGTCGCTGCGCGGCGCCTACGGACTGGGCCGCTCGGCCAAGTCGAAGGTGTTGCCCATGCTGCTGTTCGCGGTCATGTGCGTGCCGGCGGCCATCATGGTGGCGGTGGCGGTCGCCACCCAGGCCAACGACCTGCCCGTGAAGTACACCGACTACGCGGTGATCATGCAGGCCGTCATCGGCCTGTACGTGGCCTCCCAGGCGCCGCAAGCCGTCTCGCGCGACCTGCGGTTCAAGACCGTCCCGCTGTACTTCTCGCGCCCGATCGAGACCGCCGACTACGTCCGCGCGAAGTTCGCGGCGCTGACCTCGGCGCTGTTCGTCCTCACCGCGGTGCCCCTGCTCGTGCTCTACATCGGCGCGCTGCTGGCCAAGCTCGACTTCACCGACCAGACCAAGGGATTGGCGCAGGGACTGGTGTCCGTGGCGTTGCTGTCGCTCCTCTTCGCCGGTATCGGCCTGGTGATCTCGGCGGTCACCCCGCGGCGGGGCTTCGGCATCGCGGCCGTCATCGCCGTCCTGACCATCTCCTACGGCGCGGTCTCCGTCGTCCAGGCCATCGCCACCGAGCAGAACAGCTCGGCCACGGTGCCCTGGCTCGGCTTCTTCTCGCCCATCACCCTCATCGACGGCGTACAGACCGCCTTCCTGGGCGCCACCTCCGCCTTCCCCGGCGGGCACGGGCCCTCCGACGGGCAGGGAGCCCTCTACGTCCTCGTCGTCCTGGGTCTCATCGCCGGTTCCTACGGCCTGCTGATGCGCCGCTACCGAAAGGTCGGGCTGTGA
- a CDS encoding SDR family oxidoreductase, with amino-acid sequence MADAGTLEDARERRVRADGVELSVAELGDPERPTILFVHGYPDSKEVWSEVAVRLAERFHVVLYDVRGHGGSTAPKPLRGGFTLEKLTDDFLAVADAVSPDRPVHLVGHDWGSVQGWEFATVERTEGRVASFTSMSGPSLDHMGHWIKRRVRRPTPSRIGQLLGQGARSWYIYVLHTPVLPELAWRGPLGKWWPGMVRRAEKLPPGDYPSASLPTDAAHGAWLYRDNMRARLSRPRDDAYAHVPVQLITPQGDQFLSERLYDDLESWVPRLTRRTLPAKHWIPRTRPDQLVGWIADFVTATEGGREAPTATGKHTDRFGGQLVLVTGAADGIGRATALAFAESGARVVAVDVNAEGAARTAESSRLRGAPEAWAEAVDVSDEQAMAKLAEKVATEYGVVDVLVNNAGIGLSGSFLDTSVEDWRKVLDVNLWGVIHGCRLFGRQMAERGQGGHIVNIASAAAYLPSRSLPAYSTSKAAVLMLSECLRAELAGRDIGVSAICPGIVNTSITSTARFAGVDAAEEKRRQRRAAKLYGLRNYPPEKVAEAVLRAVVRDQAVVPVTPEARGGRFMSRFTPRALRALARMEPPL; translated from the coding sequence ATGGCGGATGCGGGGACGCTCGAAGACGCGCGGGAGCGCAGGGTGCGTGCGGACGGGGTCGAGCTGAGCGTCGCCGAACTGGGCGACCCCGAGCGCCCGACCATTCTGTTCGTGCACGGCTATCCCGACTCCAAGGAGGTCTGGTCCGAGGTCGCCGTACGGCTCGCGGAGCGCTTCCACGTGGTGCTCTACGACGTGCGCGGCCACGGCGGCTCCACGGCGCCGAAGCCGCTGCGGGGCGGATTCACGCTGGAGAAGCTGACGGACGACTTCCTGGCCGTCGCGGACGCCGTCAGCCCGGACCGCCCCGTGCACCTGGTGGGACACGACTGGGGATCGGTCCAGGGCTGGGAGTTCGCGACGGTCGAGCGCACCGAGGGGCGCGTCGCGTCCTTCACCTCGATGTCCGGCCCCTCCCTCGACCACATGGGGCACTGGATCAAACGGCGGGTGCGACGCCCGACCCCGTCCCGGATCGGCCAGCTGCTGGGCCAGGGAGCCCGGTCCTGGTACATCTACGTACTGCACACCCCCGTACTGCCCGAGCTCGCCTGGCGCGGCCCTCTCGGCAAGTGGTGGCCCGGCATGGTCCGTAGAGCCGAGAAGCTGCCCCCGGGCGACTACCCGAGCGCGTCGTTGCCCACCGACGCCGCGCACGGGGCCTGGCTGTACCGGGACAACATGCGCGCCCGTCTGTCCCGCCCCCGGGACGACGCGTACGCCCATGTGCCCGTGCAGCTCATCACGCCCCAGGGCGACCAGTTCCTCTCCGAACGGCTCTACGACGACCTGGAGTCATGGGTTCCGCGCCTCACCCGCCGCACCCTGCCGGCCAAGCACTGGATCCCACGCACCCGGCCCGATCAACTGGTCGGCTGGATAGCCGACTTCGTCACGGCGACCGAGGGCGGGCGCGAGGCCCCGACGGCCACCGGAAAGCACACGGACCGATTCGGCGGGCAGTTGGTGCTGGTCACCGGCGCGGCCGACGGCATCGGCCGGGCCACGGCCCTCGCGTTCGCCGAGTCGGGGGCACGCGTCGTCGCCGTCGACGTGAACGCCGAAGGGGCGGCCCGCACCGCCGAGTCGTCCCGGCTGCGCGGCGCCCCCGAAGCCTGGGCGGAGGCGGTCGACGTCTCGGACGAGCAGGCCATGGCGAAGCTCGCCGAGAAGGTCGCCACCGAGTACGGCGTGGTCGACGTGCTGGTGAACAACGCGGGGATCGGGCTGTCCGGGTCCTTCCTGGACACCTCTGTCGAGGACTGGCGCAAGGTCCTCGACGTCAACCTCTGGGGCGTGATCCACGGCTGCCGGCTCTTCGGCAGGCAGATGGCCGAGCGCGGCCAGGGAGGCCACATCGTCAACATCGCCTCGGCCGCCGCGTATCTGCCCTCCCGCTCGCTGCCCGCGTACAGCACCTCCAAGGCGGCGGTCCTGATGCTCAGCGAGTGCCTGCGCGCGGAACTGGCCGGGCGGGACATCGGGGTGTCGGCGATCTGTCCCGGCATCGTCAACACCTCCATCACGTCGACCGCGCGCTTCGCCGGTGTCGACGCCGCGGAGGAGAAGCGCCGGCAGCGGAGGGCCGCGAAGCTCTACGGGCTGCGGAACTACCCGCCGGAGAAGGTCGCGGAAGCCGTCCTGCGCGCCGTCGTCCGCGACCAGGCGGTCGTCCCCGTCACCCCGGAGGCCCGCGGCGGACGCTTCATGTCCCGGTTCACCCCCCGGGCGCTGCGCGCGCTCGCCCGTATGGAGCCGCCACTGTGA
- a CDS encoding ABC transporter ATP-binding protein: protein MIATESLSKRFPRVTALDRLSVDIGPGVTGLVGANGAGKSTLIKILLGLSPASEGRAEVLGLDVAAKGGAIRERVGYMPEHDCLPPDVSATEFVVHMARMSGLPPTAARERTADTLRHVGLYEERYRPIGGYSTGMKQRVKLAQALVHDPQLVFLDEPTNGLDPVGRDEMLGLIRRIHTDFGISVLVTSHLLGELERTCDHVVVVDGGKLLRSSSTRDFTQSTATLAIEVTDSDEHPDGTGALRQALHARGVTVSDGSGLPGAGHILLLTAQGEETYDLVRDVVADLGLGLVRMEQRRHQIAEVFQDHDAQTGTRSAQDAGKEAVGHGG, encoded by the coding sequence GTGATCGCGACCGAAAGCCTGAGCAAGCGGTTCCCGAGGGTGACCGCTCTTGACCGGCTCTCCGTGGACATCGGACCCGGTGTGACCGGACTCGTCGGTGCCAATGGCGCCGGCAAGTCCACACTGATCAAAATCCTGCTGGGTCTGTCCCCCGCCTCGGAGGGCCGTGCCGAAGTGCTCGGCCTGGACGTCGCCGCCAAGGGCGGCGCCATCCGCGAGCGCGTGGGGTACATGCCGGAGCACGACTGCCTGCCCCCCGACGTCTCGGCCACCGAGTTCGTCGTGCACATGGCCCGCATGTCCGGACTCCCGCCGACCGCCGCGCGCGAGCGCACCGCGGACACCCTGCGCCATGTCGGCCTGTACGAGGAGCGGTACCGCCCCATCGGCGGCTACTCCACGGGCATGAAGCAGCGGGTGAAGCTCGCCCAGGCCCTGGTGCACGATCCGCAGCTGGTCTTCCTGGACGAGCCGACCAACGGCCTGGACCCGGTCGGCCGGGACGAGATGCTCGGCCTCATCCGCCGCATCCACACCGACTTCGGCATCTCCGTCCTCGTCACCTCCCATCTCCTCGGCGAGCTGGAGCGCACCTGCGACCACGTGGTCGTCGTCGACGGCGGCAAGCTCCTGCGGTCCAGCTCCACCAGGGACTTCACCCAGAGCACGGCGACCCTCGCGATCGAGGTCACCGACAGCGACGAGCACCCGGACGGCACGGGCGCGCTGCGGCAGGCACTCCACGCGCGCGGAGTCACCGTCTCCGACGGCAGCGGCCTCCCCGGCGCCGGGCACATCCTGCTGCTCACCGCCCAGGGCGAGGAGACCTACGACCTGGTCCGGGACGTCGTCGCCGACCTGGGCCTCGGTCTGGTCCGCATGGAGCAGCGCAGGCACCAGATCGCCGAGGTCTTCCAGGACCACGACGCGCAGACCGGCACCCGGAGCGCCCAGGACGCAGGAAAGGAGGCGGTCGGCCATGGCGGTTGA
- the serS gene encoding serine--tRNA ligase, producing MIDLRLLREDPDRVRASQRARGEDVALVDSLLSADERRRSSGVRFDELRAEQKSLGKLIPKASAEEKAELLKRAEQLKADVKAADAERDAADTETQELLLQLGNLVHPDVPVGGEEDFVTLETHGEIRDFAAEGFEPKDHLELGTILGAIDTERGAKVSGSRFYFLTGIGALLELALVNAAIAQATAAGFTPMLTPALVRPHSMAGTGFLGQAAQDVYHLDKDDLYLVGTSEVALAAYHMDEIIDADRLPLRYAGFSPCFRREAGSHGKDTRGIFRVHQFDKVEMFSYVAPEDSQAEHQRLLDWEKQWLTSLELPFRVIDVASADLGSSASRKFDCEAWIPTQGKYRELTSTSDCTEFQSRRLQIRVRDGKQVKPLATLNGTLCAVPRTIVAILENHQQADGSVRVPEILRPYLGGREVLEPVAK from the coding sequence GTGATTGACCTTCGCCTGCTCCGTGAGGACCCCGACCGTGTGCGCGCGTCCCAGCGCGCCCGTGGAGAGGACGTCGCGCTCGTCGACTCCCTCCTGTCCGCCGACGAGCGGCGCAGGTCGTCCGGCGTCCGCTTCGACGAGCTCCGTGCCGAGCAGAAGTCGCTCGGCAAGCTGATCCCCAAGGCCTCCGCCGAGGAGAAGGCCGAGCTGCTCAAGCGTGCGGAACAGCTCAAGGCCGACGTCAAGGCCGCCGACGCCGAGCGCGACGCGGCCGACACCGAGACCCAGGAGCTTCTCCTCCAGCTCGGCAACCTCGTCCACCCCGACGTCCCCGTCGGCGGCGAGGAGGACTTCGTCACGCTGGAGACGCACGGCGAGATCCGTGACTTCGCGGCCGAGGGCTTCGAGCCGAAGGACCACCTGGAACTCGGCACGATCCTCGGTGCCATCGACACCGAGCGCGGCGCCAAGGTCTCCGGCTCGCGCTTCTACTTCCTGACGGGCATCGGCGCCCTCCTGGAACTCGCCCTGGTCAACGCGGCGATCGCCCAGGCCACCGCGGCCGGCTTCACCCCGATGCTGACCCCGGCGCTGGTCCGCCCGCACTCGATGGCCGGCACCGGCTTCCTCGGCCAGGCCGCCCAGGACGTCTACCACCTCGACAAGGACGACCTGTACCTGGTCGGCACCTCCGAGGTCGCGCTGGCGGCGTACCACATGGACGAGATCATCGACGCCGACCGCCTCCCCCTGCGGTACGCGGGCTTCTCCCCCTGCTTCCGCCGCGAGGCCGGTTCGCACGGCAAGGACACCCGGGGCATCTTCCGCGTCCACCAGTTCGACAAGGTCGAGATGTTCTCGTACGTCGCGCCGGAGGACTCGCAGGCGGAGCACCAGCGTCTGCTGGACTGGGAGAAGCAGTGGCTGACGTCGCTCGAACTGCCCTTCCGCGTCATCGACGTCGCCTCCGCCGACCTCGGCTCCTCGGCCTCGCGCAAGTTCGACTGCGAGGCGTGGATCCCGACCCAGGGCAAGTACCGCGAGCTGACCTCGACGTCCGACTGCACGGAGTTCCAGTCGCGCCGCCTGCAGATCCGTGTCCGTGACGGCAAGCAGGTCAAGCCGCTGGCCACGCTCAACGGCACGCTCTGCGCCGTCCCGCGCACCATCGTGGCGATCCTCGAGAACCATCAGCAGGCCGACGGCTCGGTCCGCGTCCCCGAGATCCTGCGTCCGTACCTGGGCGGCCGCGAGGTGCTGGAGCCGGTAGCCAAGTGA
- a CDS encoding ABC transporter permease: MYDPTVARLTYRALLGRRRALILSALPALLIVLSVAVRALSGADDQVAADLLGGFALATMVPIIGVIAGTGAIGPEIDDGSVVYLLAKPVKRPTIIFTKLIVAIAVTMAFSAVPTLIAGLILNGNGQQIAVAYTVAALVASIAYAAMFLLLGTVTRHAVVFGLVYALVWETLFGSLVDGARTLSVQQWALAVAQKVTDGNLVTSDVGLPTAVILLTVVTAGTTWYAGQKLRTLKLAGEE, translated from the coding sequence ATGTACGACCCCACAGTCGCCCGGCTCACCTACCGGGCCCTGCTCGGCCGCCGTCGGGCCCTCATCCTCAGCGCGCTGCCCGCCCTGTTGATCGTGCTCTCCGTGGCCGTACGCGCCCTGAGCGGCGCCGACGACCAGGTGGCGGCGGATCTCCTGGGCGGATTCGCGCTCGCCACGATGGTGCCGATCATCGGCGTCATCGCGGGAACGGGCGCGATCGGACCGGAGATCGACGACGGCTCGGTGGTGTATCTGCTCGCCAAGCCGGTGAAGCGGCCGACGATCATCTTCACCAAGCTGATCGTGGCGATCGCCGTGACCATGGCCTTCTCGGCCGTACCGACGCTGATCGCGGGCCTGATCCTCAACGGCAACGGGCAGCAGATCGCCGTCGCCTACACCGTGGCGGCGCTGGTCGCCTCGATCGCGTACGCCGCGATGTTCCTGCTCCTCGGGACGGTCACCCGGCACGCGGTCGTCTTCGGGCTCGTGTACGCCCTCGTCTGGGAGACCCTCTTCGGGTCCCTGGTGGACGGGGCACGCACCCTCAGCGTCCAGCAGTGGGCACTCGCCGTCGCCCAGAAGGTCACCGACGGCAACCTGGTGACCTCCGACGTGGGGCTGCCGACGGCGGTGATCCTGCTGACGGTCGTCACGGCGGGCACGACCTGGTACGCGGGACAGAAGCTGCGGACGCTGAAGCTCGCCGGCGAGGAGTGA